The Petrotoga olearia DSM 13574 genome includes a region encoding these proteins:
- a CDS encoding type II secretion system F family protein: MKKLYKVEVEERSSNKRYECLLLVKDKEEIYDILSNLNIRVININVDNFYFNSKKFNIDQMISLVDNLYLLVNSGLTLFEAMEFLVFNEQVDKFIRGVVFKGYFLVKKGLDYKTAFDFPEIDNYFRYTINISKTTLILRENLSNLKDYYNNVKLSRSTAEKSLIYPLLILSSILVLLFLLNFWVIPQFSTLLGYDINLNLSTYMLISLLIFFFFGLITFWIGKGNDIIWTKIPFLKFLYKNYILHEFTRNVNLLLKSGLTIYNALEIVLSNTNSQYISSTFLTVYLDIEKGKDLTEVFSKIKDVKEFSLTMSVSKRKGNYKEVFDFLENYYYSTFKSTSDKIMKMIEPVLIIFLSVIILSLAFEIYSNVYLGGMNFEMGSTF, from the coding sequence GTGAAAAAACTTTACAAGGTGGAAGTTGAAGAAAGATCATCAAATAAAAGATACGAATGTCTATTACTTGTAAAAGATAAAGAAGAAATTTATGATATTCTGTCTAACCTCAATATCAGAGTTATCAACATCAATGTTGATAACTTTTATTTCAACAGTAAAAAATTCAATATTGATCAAATGATCAGCCTTGTTGATAATCTGTACCTCCTTGTAAACTCTGGGCTGACCCTCTTCGAAGCTATGGAATTTTTAGTTTTCAACGAACAGGTTGATAAGTTCATAAGAGGTGTTGTTTTTAAAGGATACTTTTTAGTAAAAAAAGGATTAGACTACAAAACCGCATTTGACTTTCCTGAAATAGATAACTACTTTAGGTATACAATAAATATCTCAAAGACAACGCTAATTTTAAGAGAAAACTTATCCAATTTAAAAGATTACTATAACAACGTCAAACTCTCCAGGTCTACCGCCGAAAAATCATTAATTTATCCACTACTAATCCTTTCATCAATTTTAGTTTTGCTTTTTCTTCTAAATTTTTGGGTTATTCCACAGTTTTCTACTCTTTTAGGATACGATATTAATCTCAACTTATCAACTTACATGTTGATAAGTTTGTTGATATTTTTCTTCTTCGGGTTGATAACTTTCTGGATAGGCAAGGGGAACGACATTATTTGGACAAAGATTCCGTTTTTAAAATTCTTGTACAAGAATTACATACTTCATGAATTCACAAGGAACGTTAACTTACTTTTAAAAAGTGGTCTCACAATATACAACGCCTTAGAAATAGTCCTTTCTAATACGAATTCACAGTATATATCATCCACTTTCTTAACAGTCTATTTGGATATAGAAAAAGGGAAAGATCTTACGGAGGTTTTTTCAAAAATCAAAGACGTTAAAGAATTTTCTTTAACAATGAGCGTCTCAAAGAGGAAAGGAAATTATAAAGAGGTATTTGACTTCTTAGAAAACTATTATTATTCAACATTTAAAAGCACTTCAGATAAAATTATGAAAATGATCGAACCTGTGCTTATAATATTTTTATCTGTAATAATTTTGAGTTTGGCATTTGAAATTTACTCCAATGTCTACTTGGGAGGGATGAATTTTGAAATGGGGAGTACATTCTAA
- a CDS encoding patatin-like phospholipase family protein, translating to MLGVALSGGGAKGAAHVGALLELEKMGIKFDMVVGTSIGALVGAGYAVLGDSKLLYEYALRLQKATFIKKVPASRKIPPILTCIGANLLPSTLPSFLYFYILKKVFKNITFEDLKIKFYCTAVKMESGNLEIFGEGPLFPALKASMAMPGAFKPVKINGNKYIDGGSLEKLPILTAKKVDADKIIALKLLSKKIKYEEIKNASQAFDRMDTIRENIYDNLTEKFANVLIELPTQDFNTLDFTQTEALIDTGRKAVLERKEEILEKIS from the coding sequence TTGCTTGGGGTTGCTTTATCTGGTGGCGGAGCTAAAGGTGCTGCCCACGTTGGAGCACTGTTAGAACTTGAAAAAATGGGAATTAAATTTGATATGGTTGTTGGTACAAGTATTGGTGCACTTGTAGGTGCTGGGTATGCCGTTTTAGGGGACTCCAAATTACTATATGAATATGCCTTAAGGTTACAAAAAGCTACTTTTATAAAAAAAGTACCTGCATCGCGCAAAATACCTCCTATTTTGACGTGCATTGGTGCAAACTTGCTACCATCAACTTTACCCTCTTTTCTTTATTTTTATATATTAAAAAAGGTATTTAAAAATATCACTTTTGAAGATTTAAAAATTAAATTCTATTGCACTGCTGTAAAAATGGAAAGTGGAAATTTGGAAATTTTTGGTGAAGGCCCTTTATTCCCAGCTTTAAAGGCTAGTATGGCTATGCCTGGTGCATTCAAGCCTGTTAAAATAAACGGTAACAAATACATAGATGGTGGATCCTTGGAAAAGCTACCTATCCTAACAGCTAAAAAAGTTGATGCAGATAAAATTATCGCTCTAAAACTTTTATCAAAAAAGATAAAATACGAGGAAATAAAAAATGCCTCTCAAGCTTTTGATAGGATGGATACAATAAGAGAAAATATATACGATAATTTAACGGAAAAGTTTGCTAACGTACTTATCGAATTGCCCACACAAGACTTTAATACTTTAGATTTCACACAAACAGAAGCGTTAATAGATACTGGGAGAAAAGCTGTTTTAGAAAGAAAAGAAGAAATCTTGGAGAAAATATCATGA
- the alaS gene encoding alanine--tRNA ligase has product MKYFTSEEIREKFLHFFEKKGHKRLPSSSLIPNDPQLLFTVAGMVPFKPIFWGKVEPTYTRITTCQKCLRTNDIENVGRTPRHHTFFEMLGNFSFGDYFKKEAIKWAWEFLTEELELPAEKLWASVYETDDEAFNIWKDDIKIPENKILRFGKEENWWGPAGPTGPCGPCSEIYFDTGYTKDCPDKENCTPACDCGRFVEIWNIVFTEYYSDENGKLSPLPRKNIDTGAGFERICAVAQGKYDNFDSDLFRETIEEIQRIFDVKFRENKSKDVSIKVIADHSRAIAFLITEGIIPSNEGRGYVLRRLIRRAVRHGALLGAKEPFLNSILEKVIKKMSNIYPELIEKEGLIKDISSMEEEKFFETMEKGMERLNNIIQNLNNEATLSGKIAFELYDTYGFPLDLTKEILSEKGIEVDEKEFTELMNKQREMARAASGKVEYDTAKQIYKEIDEFLTPTEFIGYDKLSSIEEIQLIIKGESIVQQAQDGDEIELFFSKTPFYAERGGQISDNGIIYNETFEAEVIHVKPIRNGIISHLVKIKKGSIKNGERVFLKVDEKKRKATEKNHTATHLLHSALRKVIGEHIRQAGSYVAPERLRFDFTHYEPLTPDQIKQIEYLVNEQIQKAIPVNIYLKSLEEAKNMDVIALFEEKYGEMVRIVEIDDFSRELCGGTHVFNTGEIGLFKILEESSISSGVRRIEAITGLESLNYVTELESIIINLSKMLDSSRDQIPDKIQGILKTIKNQEKEIKQLQFQLATKNIERLAQTPQIIKGEKVVVAQLENLEKDVHANTADILLQKLGRGVVILFNKNNNDQVSLVVKVSKDISKKFHAGNIARKIASYLGGGGGGGPTFAQAGGKYVNKVKEVIEHINDFMEV; this is encoded by the coding sequence ATGAAATACTTCACCTCTGAAGAGATCAGAGAAAAGTTTTTGCATTTTTTTGAAAAAAAAGGTCATAAAAGGCTACCTAGTTCTTCTTTGATTCCAAACGATCCCCAATTGTTGTTTACGGTGGCTGGAATGGTCCCTTTTAAACCAATATTTTGGGGAAAAGTTGAACCCACGTATACGAGAATAACCACATGTCAAAAATGTTTAAGAACAAACGATATAGAAAATGTTGGAAGAACCCCCAGACATCACACCTTTTTTGAGATGTTAGGGAACTTTTCTTTTGGGGATTACTTCAAAAAAGAGGCTATAAAATGGGCGTGGGAATTTTTAACAGAAGAATTAGAACTTCCAGCTGAAAAATTATGGGCTTCTGTGTATGAAACTGATGATGAGGCTTTTAATATCTGGAAAGATGATATCAAGATACCTGAAAATAAAATACTAAGATTTGGTAAAGAAGAAAACTGGTGGGGACCTGCAGGCCCAACAGGTCCATGTGGCCCTTGTTCAGAAATATACTTTGATACAGGGTATACCAAAGACTGTCCTGATAAAGAAAATTGCACTCCCGCATGCGATTGTGGACGATTTGTTGAGATTTGGAACATAGTTTTCACTGAATATTATTCCGATGAAAATGGAAAGCTTTCACCTTTGCCAAGAAAAAACATTGATACCGGTGCGGGTTTTGAAAGGATCTGCGCAGTGGCTCAAGGCAAATACGATAATTTTGACTCTGATCTATTCAGGGAAACAATAGAAGAAATACAACGAATCTTCGATGTAAAGTTTAGAGAAAATAAAAGCAAAGATGTATCAATAAAAGTAATAGCTGATCACTCAAGGGCGATTGCTTTTCTAATAACTGAAGGAATTATACCATCAAATGAAGGAAGAGGCTATGTTTTAAGAAGATTAATAAGAAGGGCTGTACGGCATGGAGCTTTGTTAGGAGCAAAAGAGCCTTTTTTAAACAGTATTCTTGAAAAAGTGATTAAAAAAATGAGTAATATCTATCCAGAACTTATCGAAAAAGAAGGTTTAATTAAAGATATTTCCTCTATGGAAGAAGAAAAGTTTTTTGAGACGATGGAAAAAGGTATGGAAAGGTTAAACAACATAATTCAAAACTTAAACAACGAAGCTACATTATCTGGAAAAATCGCCTTCGAACTTTACGACACATACGGGTTTCCTTTGGATCTCACAAAAGAGATATTATCCGAAAAAGGGATAGAAGTCGATGAAAAAGAATTCACAGAACTGATGAACAAACAAAGAGAGATGGCCAGAGCAGCTTCTGGTAAAGTAGAGTATGATACAGCCAAACAAATTTACAAAGAAATCGATGAATTTTTGACTCCAACAGAATTTATTGGTTATGATAAACTAAGTTCTATCGAAGAAATCCAGCTTATAATCAAAGGAGAAAGTATTGTCCAACAAGCTCAAGATGGTGACGAAATTGAACTATTTTTCTCTAAAACACCTTTTTATGCTGAAAGAGGAGGGCAAATCTCCGATAACGGTATTATCTACAATGAAACATTCGAAGCTGAAGTTATACATGTCAAACCTATAAGAAATGGGATAATATCTCACCTAGTAAAAATAAAAAAAGGTAGTATAAAAAACGGAGAAAGAGTGTTTCTAAAAGTTGATGAAAAAAAGAGAAAAGCAACAGAGAAAAACCATACCGCCACCCATCTTTTACATTCTGCATTAAGAAAAGTAATTGGAGAGCATATAAGGCAGGCCGGTTCATACGTGGCTCCGGAAAGACTAAGATTTGATTTCACACATTATGAACCTTTGACACCAGATCAAATAAAGCAAATAGAATACCTCGTAAACGAACAAATACAAAAAGCTATCCCTGTTAATATATACCTAAAAAGCTTGGAAGAAGCGAAAAATATGGATGTTATAGCCTTATTTGAAGAAAAATACGGAGAAATGGTAAGAATTGTGGAAATAGACGATTTCTCAAGAGAACTCTGTGGAGGCACACATGTTTTCAACACAGGAGAAATAGGTCTCTTCAAGATTCTGGAAGAATCTTCCATCTCTTCAGGAGTTAGAAGAATAGAAGCTATTACTGGTCTTGAAAGTCTTAACTACGTTACAGAACTGGAAAGTATCATAATTAATTTATCCAAAATGTTGGACTCATCAAGGGATCAGATACCAGATAAAATCCAAGGCATCCTAAAAACTATCAAAAATCAAGAAAAAGAAATTAAACAACTTCAATTTCAATTAGCCACAAAAAATATTGAAAGATTAGCCCAAACTCCACAAATCATTAAAGGCGAAAAGGTAGTAGTAGCTCAATTAGAAAACTTGGAAAAAGACGTTCATGCCAACACAGCCGATATCTTACTTCAAAAGTTGGGTAGAGGCGTTGTGATTCTTTTCAACAAGAATAACAACGATCAAGTGAGTTTGGTAGTCAAGGTATCTAAAGACATTTCTAAAAAATTCCACGCCGGAAATATCGCGAGAAAAATAGCCTCTTATTTAGGTGGCGGTGGCGGTGGCGGACCAACTTTCGCACAAGCCGGAGGAAAATATGTTAATAAAGTGAAAGAAGTGATAGAACACATAAATGATTTTATGGAGGTTTAA
- a CDS encoding prepilin-type N-terminal cleavage/methylation domain-containing protein, which yields MKNKKFKEGFTLVEVLIVLGIISILASIAIPSVRGLINRANAVKVVTEMQNVQIAVMNYGIFNPNLSDLTFEKLLSDEYLTSKPENIEIDSTNPLEIKIQYTGDTPSATELKNINNNILIDNNTAYLVVKY from the coding sequence ATGAAAAACAAAAAATTTAAGGAAGGTTTCACACTGGTTGAGGTTCTAATAGTCTTGGGGATCATTTCGATCCTCGCAAGCATCGCCATCCCATCAGTTAGAGGACTTATCAATCGAGCTAACGCAGTTAAAGTGGTAACTGAGATGCAAAACGTCCAAATTGCCGTAATGAACTATGGTATTTTTAATCCCAACTTAAGTGACTTGACATTTGAGAAACTTTTGTCTGATGAATACTTAACTTCTAAACCAGAAAATATAGAAATAGATTCGACTAACCCTTTAGAAATCAAAATACAATACACCGGTGACACCCCTTCCGCAACAGAGCTAAAAAATATTAACAACAATATACTTATAGATAATAATACCGCTTATTTAGTAGTTAAATATTAA
- a CDS encoding phosphatidate cytidylyltransferase — MNKKELWTRVLSGVIIGPIVVFSYLTYPTLLGLVTTIVMLASFELIELFTSDVKNDFIKLLLTFIIGTSSLIYGFSLEAEYRGILPFESEGIFFLAFVASVFSIMLLVKEITHTKRFIESSALSIIYVSFFLSNFYLIHLNYGPGMAILALTAVWAYDAGAYFFGLSFGKHKLSPHFSPKKSWEGLLGGIFFTFAYILIFDSIGILFGAIQKITFLQAVILALMVGFFDTIGDLTESIIKRYYNVKDSGEILPGHGGMLDRIDGLLIVTPMWYFLLRILWI, encoded by the coding sequence TTGAATAAAAAAGAACTTTGGACAAGAGTATTATCAGGTGTAATTATTGGACCAATAGTTGTTTTTTCTTATCTAACATATCCCACTCTTTTAGGATTGGTTACAACTATAGTAATGTTAGCTTCCTTTGAATTGATTGAACTATTTACAAGCGATGTAAAAAACGACTTCATCAAGCTTCTGCTAACTTTTATTATAGGGACATCCAGTCTTATATATGGGTTCTCTTTGGAGGCAGAATATAGAGGAATTTTACCTTTTGAAAGTGAAGGAATATTTTTCTTAGCCTTTGTAGCGTCAGTATTTTCGATTATGCTTTTAGTTAAAGAGATAACTCACACAAAAAGGTTTATAGAATCTTCTGCATTAAGTATTATCTACGTATCTTTTTTCCTTTCAAACTTTTATTTGATTCATTTGAACTATGGACCAGGGATGGCGATTTTAGCATTAACTGCAGTATGGGCTTATGATGCTGGTGCATATTTTTTTGGATTGAGTTTCGGTAAGCATAAACTTTCTCCGCATTTTTCACCAAAAAAAAGTTGGGAGGGATTATTAGGTGGCATCTTTTTCACTTTTGCTTATATACTTATATTTGATTCCATTGGGATTTTATTTGGAGCTATTCAAAAAATAACCTTTTTGCAGGCCGTTATCTTAGCGTTGATGGTAGGTTTCTTTGATACCATTGGAGATCTAACAGAATCAATTATTAAAAGGTATTATAATGTAAAAGACTCAGGAGAAATCCTACCAGGTCATGGGGGGATGCTCGACAGAATTGATGGTCTGTTGATCGTAACCCCAATGTGGTATTTTTTGTTGAGAATACTTTGGATATAG
- the uppS gene encoding polyprenyl diphosphate synthase, whose amino-acid sequence MKLPKVPTHVGIIMDGNGRWATKSGFDRNYGHQKGAETAQKVIEWSKEFGINYLTLYTFSEENWKRPQNEIEFLFELFIRYFENNLKRIIENGVNVRFLGRINKLPESLIKTCKEIEDISKNNEDFNLILALNYSGRQEILDAVNKILEDKKTTVTKEDIDNNLYLPDVPYPDLIIRTAGEQRLSNFLLWQSAYSELYFTETLWPDFSYDDYLNALLDYAKRERRFGGIISK is encoded by the coding sequence ATGAAACTTCCGAAGGTACCTACTCATGTTGGTATAATTATGGATGGAAACGGAAGATGGGCAACTAAAAGTGGATTTGATAGAAACTATGGACACCAAAAGGGTGCTGAAACTGCTCAAAAGGTTATTGAGTGGTCTAAAGAATTTGGAATTAATTATCTTACCTTATACACCTTTTCAGAAGAAAATTGGAAAAGGCCACAAAATGAAATAGAATTTTTATTCGAATTATTCATAAGATACTTTGAAAATAACCTTAAACGAATCATAGAAAATGGTGTAAATGTAAGATTTTTAGGAAGAATTAACAAACTACCAGAAAGTCTTATAAAGACTTGTAAAGAAATTGAAGACATAAGTAAAAATAATGAAGATTTCAATTTGATCCTTGCCTTGAATTACAGTGGGAGGCAAGAGATTTTAGATGCAGTTAATAAAATTTTGGAAGATAAAAAGACAACAGTTACAAAAGAAGATATTGACAACAACCTTTATTTACCGGATGTTCCCTATCCTGATTTGATAATAAGAACCGCAGGTGAGCAAAGATTAAGCAACTTCTTACTTTGGCAATCTGCTTATTCGGAACTGTACTTTACAGAAACTTTATGGCCTGATTTTTCTTATGATGATTACCTAAACGCCCTTTTAGATTATGCTAAAAGAGAAAGACGGTTTGGCGGTATAATTAGCAAGTAA
- the frr gene encoding ribosome recycling factor: MAKKSSYAKEAEEKMEKTIEHFEDELKKVRTGRPTTAIFEDIKVDYYGVPTPINQVATLTVGEERTVVITPWDKKMLEPIEKAINASNFGFHAINDGNVVRVSFPNPTIEERRKLVKAVKEMLEETKVALRNIRRDDIKKVKETKNDGSLSEDEAKKIEDEIQDILKEKEEEAEKIFQRKEKEIMES, translated from the coding sequence ATGGCAAAGAAAAGTTCTTATGCGAAGGAAGCAGAAGAGAAAATGGAAAAAACCATCGAACATTTTGAGGACGAATTAAAAAAAGTAAGAACTGGAAGACCTACTACCGCTATTTTTGAGGATATAAAAGTGGATTACTACGGTGTGCCAACTCCCATCAACCAAGTCGCAACCTTAACTGTTGGAGAAGAAAGAACCGTTGTGATCACCCCATGGGATAAAAAGATGCTTGAACCCATAGAAAAAGCAATAAACGCTTCTAATTTTGGTTTTCACGCTATAAATGATGGTAACGTAGTAAGGGTATCTTTTCCAAATCCCACTATTGAAGAAAGAAGAAAATTGGTAAAAGCTGTAAAAGAGATGCTAGAAGAAACAAAAGTGGCTTTACGAAACATAAGAAGAGACGATATAAAAAAGGTTAAAGAAACAAAGAACGACGGCTCTTTAAGTGAGGATGAAGCAAAAAAAATTGAAGACGAAATCCAAGATATCTTGAAAGAAAAAGAAGAAGAAGCAGAAAAAATATTCCAAAGAAAAGAAAAAGAGATCATGGAGTCATAA
- a CDS encoding metallophosphoesterase family protein — protein MKKHMIVTLFVVFSLLFFSADGISSYQDNYILSNNYLTTGISKENGYITFFKSNEAVQSLFTNHKILISGVDFQNSVIETSEDSISFIYDQNDFKVVNTYTLQEKNILLSTMITNKTGIRKRIQLNEIIDYSDTFPFFIKSKILNNYVLVLQQDYGSFGYFPVYDQTFQRVIANDEMTTSISFFTLEPEDVLEFSRIITVGESVSEIEKKYYDKFGIDYTTIEKNIILNNEKSAEGMRVVLEDKLGTIQDVQLVDEKGKVEFYFPYDEDYEDFKVKVDFGSLKTEPVSLLGSEDLFVQVPENYFFYKPFLTDKEEDGVIIKFRMAVPARSTVEVYDSDSEARILEIQNQFPLEYHYIELSGLQPNSSYEYVVNVEDTYTLNDVKTEKKAFKTKPLDEDIDTFRFIVYGDTQIYDERHAYVVNRIVEDSDLNTAFILKPGDHTEEGTSEKSWSKFFESAYPLSSQIPYYMVLGNHERNSQLYYRAFELPKGSGDYSKRWYSFDYANSHFVILDSNILESSNLYEKQMRWLEEDLKNNQDKKFIFVAFHHPFWTTATEYGNMEENLPNGHFNTKNWLPIFEKYGVDVVINGHIHAYERYFKDGIMFITSGGGGAKLNTNHGTVPLPWHVKQVLGKLHYVIFDVYEDSIKVTVKAVARVDNPLFPNQYTPIDEVIDEFYIYKK, from the coding sequence GTGAAAAAGCATATGATTGTAACTCTTTTTGTTGTTTTTTCTTTACTCTTTTTTTCAGCTGATGGAATTTCATCTTACCAGGATAATTACATATTATCTAACAACTATTTGACAACGGGGATTTCCAAAGAAAATGGATATATTACCTTTTTTAAAAGTAATGAAGCGGTCCAAAGCCTTTTCACAAATCACAAGATTCTGATTTCTGGCGTAGATTTCCAAAACAGCGTTATAGAAACTTCAGAAGATTCAATCTCTTTCATTTATGATCAAAACGACTTCAAAGTGGTAAATACTTATACCTTACAAGAGAAAAATATCTTATTGAGTACTATGATAACTAATAAAACAGGAATTAGAAAAAGAATCCAATTGAATGAAATAATAGATTACTCTGATACATTTCCTTTTTTTATAAAATCAAAGATTTTAAATAACTATGTATTAGTTCTTCAGCAAGATTATGGAAGCTTTGGATATTTTCCGGTTTATGATCAAACATTTCAGAGAGTTATAGCGAACGATGAGATGACCACAAGTATCTCATTTTTTACCCTTGAGCCTGAGGATGTTCTTGAATTCAGCAGAATAATAACTGTTGGTGAAAGTGTTAGCGAAATAGAAAAAAAATATTACGATAAATTCGGTATTGATTATACAACAATAGAAAAAAATATAATATTGAACAATGAAAAATCAGCTGAGGGTATGAGGGTTGTTCTAGAAGATAAATTGGGAACGATTCAAGATGTCCAACTTGTTGATGAAAAAGGAAAAGTAGAATTTTATTTTCCCTACGATGAAGACTATGAAGATTTCAAAGTTAAGGTAGATTTTGGAAGTTTGAAAACCGAACCTGTCTCTCTTTTAGGGTCAGAAGATCTTTTTGTTCAAGTTCCTGAAAATTACTTTTTTTACAAGCCTTTTCTCACTGATAAAGAGGAAGATGGTGTGATTATTAAATTCAGGATGGCTGTTCCTGCTAGATCAACTGTAGAAGTTTATGATTCAGACAGTGAAGCTAGGATATTAGAAATACAAAACCAATTTCCTTTAGAATACCATTATATTGAACTTTCTGGCTTACAACCTAATTCTTCTTATGAATATGTGGTAAATGTTGAAGATACCTATACTTTAAATGATGTTAAAACTGAAAAAAAGGCTTTTAAAACCAAGCCTTTAGATGAAGATATTGATACTTTTCGATTTATAGTTTATGGAGATACCCAAATCTATGACGAAAGACACGCTTACGTTGTTAATAGAATTGTAGAGGATTCTGATCTAAATACAGCATTTATTCTTAAACCAGGAGATCACACGGAAGAAGGCACATCAGAGAAGAGTTGGAGTAAATTTTTTGAATCTGCATATCCTTTAAGTTCTCAAATTCCCTATTACATGGTTTTAGGTAATCACGAGAGAAACAGCCAACTTTATTACAGGGCGTTTGAGCTTCCAAAGGGGAGTGGAGATTATTCCAAGAGATGGTACTCTTTTGATTACGCTAACTCACACTTCGTTATCTTAGATTCTAATATATTGGAATCTTCAAATCTATATGAAAAACAAATGAGATGGTTGGAAGAAGATCTTAAAAACAATCAAGATAAAAAGTTTATCTTCGTGGCTTTTCATCATCCTTTTTGGACGACAGCTACGGAGTATGGCAACATGGAAGAAAACCTTCCAAACGGTCATTTCAACACAAAAAATTGGCTGCCTATATTTGAAAAGTACGGTGTTGATGTTGTAATAAACGGGCATATACACGCTTACGAAAGGTATTTTAAGGATGGAATTATGTTTATTACCAGTGGTGGGGGAGGGGCTAAACTAAATACAAATCATGGAACTGTTCCATTACCCTGGCATGTAAAGCAAGTTCTTGGAAAACTTCACTACGTTATTTTTGATGTTTACGAAGATTCAATCAAGGTTACAGTAAAAGCAGTGGCAAGGGTTGATAATCCTCTTTTCCCGAACCAATACACACCAATTGATGAAGTAATTGATGAATTTTACATATACAAAAAATGA
- the rsxA gene encoding electron transport complex subunit RsxA, whose product MNLILLFISAALVNNIILTRFLGICPFLGVSRSKSSAVGMSIAVIFVMTIAGVITWLLNQILIMLGVEFLRTIVFILVIAVLVQFVEFFIKKSSPALYEALGIYLPLITTNCAILGIALLNIQTNYTFIESLVNSFASGLGFSLALIIFSSIREKMQLNNVPKAFQGTALALMTAGLLSMAFMGFSGLVKL is encoded by the coding sequence ATGAATCTTATCCTTCTGTTTATTTCAGCCGCTTTAGTTAACAATATTATTTTAACTAGATTTTTGGGTATTTGCCCTTTTTTAGGAGTTTCTAGAAGCAAGAGTTCTGCTGTTGGAATGTCTATCGCAGTAATTTTTGTCATGACGATAGCCGGAGTAATAACTTGGCTCTTAAATCAGATACTAATAATGCTTGGAGTAGAATTTTTAAGAACGATCGTGTTTATTCTTGTAATTGCTGTACTTGTTCAATTTGTTGAGTTTTTTATTAAAAAATCAAGCCCAGCCCTTTACGAAGCTTTGGGAATATACTTACCCCTTATAACAACTAACTGTGCAATATTGGGGATCGCATTGTTAAACATACAAACTAATTACACCTTTATCGAAAGTTTGGTAAACTCTTTTGCCTCTGGATTGGGGTTTTCGCTGGCATTAATAATATTTTCTTCAATAAGAGAAAAAATGCAACTAAACAACGTTCCAAAAGCTTTCCAAGGTACTGCTTTAGCACTAATGACAGCCGGACTTCTGTCCATGGCTTTTATGGGATTTTCAGGTTTAGTAAAATTATAA
- the rsxE gene encoding electron transport complex subunit RsxE, translated as MADLKNFTNGLIKNNPVFVQVLGMCPTLATTTSAQNGLGMGIATLSVLTMSNIVISLIRKIVPKKIRIPIYIVVIASFVTMIDLIMHGLTYELWQTLGIFIPLIVVNCIIMGRAESFASKNGVLDSIFDALGIGLGFTGALVLLGSVRELLGNGTIFGFPIWGEAFNLYLFILPPGAFITLGLLLGMFNSIGISRENKKKKAGAKK; from the coding sequence ATGGCTGATTTAAAAAATTTTACTAACGGTTTAATAAAAAACAATCCCGTCTTTGTTCAGGTGTTAGGAATGTGCCCTACTTTAGCTACAACCACAAGCGCACAGAATGGTTTAGGTATGGGAATAGCCACCTTATCGGTCTTAACGATGTCAAACATCGTCATTTCTTTAATCAGAAAAATAGTTCCCAAAAAGATAAGAATACCTATTTATATTGTGGTTATAGCTTCTTTTGTAACAATGATAGATCTCATAATGCACGGACTAACATACGAATTATGGCAGACTTTGGGAATATTTATACCTTTGATAGTTGTGAACTGTATCATAATGGGAAGGGCAGAATCTTTTGCATCAAAAAACGGGGTCTTAGATTCCATATTTGATGCCTTGGGAATCGGTTTAGGTTTTACAGGCGCCCTTGTATTATTGGGATCGGTAAGAGAATTATTGGGTAACGGAACAATATTTGGTTTCCCCATTTGGGGGGAAGCATTTAATTTATACCTTTTCATACTTCCACCTGGTGCATTCATAACTTTAGGACTTTTACTTGGAATGTTCAATTCGATAGGTATAAGCAGAGAGAACAAAAAGAAGAAGGCAGGTGCTAAAAAATGA